The following are encoded in a window of Longibacter salinarum genomic DNA:
- a CDS encoding aldo/keto reductase → METRTLGSSGPTVSTIGLGCMGMSEFYGTPDETRAKDTLQRALDLGVRFFDTADMYGPFTNEKLVGRLLEPYRNRVTLATKFGIVRDEKGGMHGLNGRPDYVHEACNASLERLGTDHIDLYYLHRVDPDVPIEETVGAMGQLIDAGKVRYIGLSEAASDTIRRAHRERKITALQTEYSLWSRDPEDDILDTVRELGIGFVPYSPLGRGFLTGRFESPEDLPEDDWRRHNPRFQGENFQKNLDLVDAVKQMAAEKEVTPAQLALAWVLHQGDDIVPIPGTTRPEHLEDNVAATEIELSADDLDHLDDIAPKGAAAGDRYPDMSTVDG, encoded by the coding sequence ATGGAAACGCGTACGCTTGGCTCCAGCGGTCCCACGGTCTCCACGATCGGTCTCGGCTGTATGGGCATGTCCGAGTTCTACGGGACGCCCGACGAAACGCGCGCGAAGGACACGCTTCAGCGCGCCCTTGATCTCGGGGTGAGGTTTTTCGATACCGCTGATATGTATGGCCCGTTTACCAACGAAAAACTGGTAGGCCGACTGCTTGAACCCTATCGTAATCGAGTCACACTGGCGACGAAGTTCGGAATCGTCCGAGACGAGAAAGGTGGTATGCACGGATTGAACGGTCGGCCGGATTACGTTCACGAGGCGTGCAACGCGAGCCTGGAGCGGCTCGGGACCGACCACATCGACCTGTATTATCTCCACCGCGTCGATCCGGATGTGCCGATCGAAGAAACCGTCGGTGCGATGGGGCAGCTCATCGATGCCGGCAAGGTGCGATACATCGGCCTGTCCGAGGCGGCGTCGGACACCATTCGTCGAGCTCACCGGGAGCGTAAGATCACGGCTCTCCAGACGGAATACTCGCTGTGGAGCCGCGATCCCGAGGACGACATTCTCGATACGGTGCGCGAACTCGGCATCGGCTTCGTGCCGTACAGCCCGCTCGGACGTGGATTTTTGACGGGTCGATTCGAATCGCCGGAGGATCTGCCGGAGGACGACTGGCGGCGCCATAATCCGCGTTTTCAGGGCGAGAACTTTCAGAAGAACCTGGACCTCGTCGACGCCGTCAAGCAGATGGCAGCAGAGAAGGAGGTGACGCCCGCTCAACTTGCGCTGGCCTGGGTCCTGCACCAGGGAGATGACATCGTCCCCATCCCGGGCACGACGCGGCCGGAGCATCTGGAAGACAACGTCGCGGCGACGGAGATCGAGCTGTCGGCCGACGACCTCGACCACCTCGACGATATTGCTCCGAAAGGCGCGGCCGCGGGCGATCGCTATCCTGACATGAGCACGGTCGACGGATAA
- a CDS encoding glycosyltransferase, producing MARIAVVGPVHPYRGGIAHFTEMTVEVLARRGHDVRPISFSRQYPEMLFPGKTQYEPDGEPPDEVSGAPRLIDSIRPWTWAKTAAHLARLKPDAVIFQYWMPFFAPAYGLIARWLRRKGIPSLALVHNALPHERHLFDAQFSRFFLAACDSYVVMSDAVAADVRSLCGEDAVIEQIEHPVYERFGEPVDQADARRQLHLPDEAPVLLFFGFIREYKGLHILLEAMPRIRDAVPEVRLVIAGEVYDDPERYRALIRKHELEEAVDWHNGYIPGDEVPVFFGAADLVVQPYVSATQSGVAQIAFHFETPMVVTDVGGLAEIVPDGEAGLVVPPENPDALADAVIRFVQEDLSMPLQVGARRQKQKHAPDRLGEAVERLLN from the coding sequence ATGGCCCGCATTGCTGTTGTCGGTCCCGTCCATCCGTATCGCGGTGGCATCGCCCACTTCACGGAAATGACGGTGGAGGTACTCGCGCGCCGGGGTCACGATGTTCGACCGATCAGCTTCTCGCGTCAGTATCCGGAGATGCTTTTTCCCGGGAAGACGCAGTACGAGCCGGACGGGGAGCCGCCGGATGAGGTGAGCGGTGCGCCACGCCTCATCGATAGCATCCGACCGTGGACCTGGGCGAAGACCGCTGCCCACCTCGCGCGCTTGAAGCCTGACGCCGTGATTTTTCAGTACTGGATGCCGTTTTTTGCTCCAGCATACGGGCTGATCGCACGGTGGCTTAGGCGAAAAGGGATTCCGTCCCTCGCCCTCGTGCACAACGCTCTTCCGCACGAGCGCCATCTGTTCGACGCGCAGTTCAGCCGATTCTTTCTCGCTGCATGCGACAGCTACGTCGTCATGTCCGATGCGGTGGCTGCAGATGTACGATCGCTCTGTGGCGAGGACGCTGTGATCGAGCAGATCGAGCACCCCGTGTACGAACGGTTCGGTGAGCCGGTCGACCAGGCGGACGCCCGCCGGCAGCTACATCTGCCCGACGAGGCGCCGGTCCTTCTATTCTTTGGCTTCATCCGCGAGTACAAAGGTCTCCACATTCTGCTCGAAGCGATGCCGCGGATTCGTGACGCGGTGCCGGAGGTGCGACTTGTCATCGCAGGAGAGGTATATGATGACCCGGAGCGCTACCGCGCACTCATACGGAAGCATGAACTGGAGGAGGCGGTAGACTGGCACAATGGATACATTCCGGGCGATGAGGTGCCCGTCTTCTTCGGGGCTGCAGATCTTGTCGTCCAGCCGTATGTCTCCGCGACGCAGAGCGGGGTGGCGCAAATCGCGTTTCACTTCGAGACGCCGATGGTCGTGACGGATGTTGGCGGCCTTGCGGAAATCGTTCCTGATGGGGAAGCCGGCCTGGTGGTCCCCCCGGAAAATCCCGACGCTCTAGCAGATGCCGTCATTCGCTTCGTTCAGGAGGACCTCTCGATGCCTCTCCAGGTGGGGGCCCGGCGTCAGAAGCAGAAGCACGCCCCGGATCGCCTCGGCGAAGCTGTCGAGCGACTCCTGAACTGA
- a CDS encoding iron ABC transporter substrate-binding protein yields the protein MIRTLATVFSALLLVFSLSACQSGGEEENKELIVYSGRSQALVDSLVEKYRAQSDVNVQIRYGTDSQLLAALQEEGDQSSADVFWANTAGALGNAVNNNLLADLPDTLNAMPDRFASASGKWTPVTARFRVLAYNTDQVDSTALPASITDLPNADEFEGRIGWTPAYSSFQDFVTALRVTKGDSTARAWLESMKELNPKSYTSNTPMIRALAAGEIDIALTNHYYVLRITNPAPEGEYEEEEHEEEEEGEEESIAASAPVATYHFEDGDVGNLALVTGAGVLQTTDQSAAAQDFIRFLLSEEAQAYGAQTVHEYPVINGTEVPSYMMDADRALLLSPDFELERLREIDETLNMLRDADLL from the coding sequence ATGATACGTACTCTCGCCACTGTTTTTTCCGCCTTGCTTCTGGTGTTCAGCCTCAGCGCGTGCCAGTCGGGTGGAGAAGAGGAGAACAAGGAGCTTATCGTATACTCCGGCCGCAGCCAGGCCCTCGTCGACTCTCTTGTTGAGAAGTACCGTGCGCAGTCGGACGTAAACGTGCAGATTCGCTACGGCACCGACTCGCAGCTATTGGCGGCGCTGCAGGAAGAAGGAGACCAGAGCTCGGCTGACGTCTTCTGGGCGAACACCGCGGGTGCTCTCGGCAATGCCGTGAATAACAACCTGCTTGCGGACCTGCCGGACACCTTGAACGCGATGCCGGACCGTTTTGCGTCGGCCAGTGGCAAGTGGACGCCGGTAACGGCCCGCTTCCGTGTTCTCGCGTACAACACAGACCAGGTCGACAGCACCGCTCTCCCGGCCTCAATCACCGATCTGCCGAATGCGGACGAGTTCGAAGGACGCATCGGTTGGACGCCCGCCTACTCCAGCTTCCAGGACTTCGTTACGGCGCTGCGCGTCACGAAAGGCGACTCGACGGCCCGCGCATGGCTGGAGAGCATGAAGGAGCTGAACCCGAAGAGCTACACCTCTAACACCCCGATGATTCGGGCGCTTGCAGCAGGCGAAATCGATATCGCCCTGACGAACCACTACTACGTGCTCCGTATCACGAATCCGGCGCCGGAGGGTGAGTACGAAGAAGAAGAGCATGAAGAAGAGGAAGAAGGAGAAGAAGAGTCGATTGCTGCTTCGGCCCCGGTCGCCACGTATCACTTCGAAGATGGGGACGTCGGAAACCTTGCTCTTGTGACGGGAGCGGGCGTGCTGCAGACGACGGATCAGTCGGCCGCTGCACAGGACTTCATTCGTTTCCTTCTCTCGGAAGAAGCACAGGCCTACGGTGCGCAGACCGTGCACGAGTATCCCGTCATCAATGGAACGGAGGTGCCTTCGTACATGATGGATGCGGATCGTGCGTTGCTCCTCAGCCCGGACTTTGAGCTGGAGCGTCTGCGGGAGATCGACGAAACGCTCAACATGCTGCGTGACGCCGACCTGTTGTAA
- a CDS encoding ABC transporter permease produces MFSSVNLIDRIPPSLRRWYVAPPVIIVALGVVIPLGYLFVRAGQAEWSLLSDLVFRWRNVRLLWNTVSLTGGVLVGTIVLAFPLAWLTTKTSIRGKGVLTLLGVLPLAVPGYVMAYVLLSTTGAYGTLAQIADIVLPRLSGYEGALIALSLGTYPYLFLNLRTALLGLDPALEESAQALGYGRWQVFTRVILPQLRPAFLSGGLLVVLHVLGDFGVVSLMRFETFSYALYLQYQAAYDRVYAACLALMLLALTIGILFLEARLLRGLLLHRTGSGASRNTRRVGLGKWTTPAYIFAAVVGLVSVALPVLTVAFWMTDSAVSGLPWASLGESLWASVSASAPAAVLAALLALPVAYVGVREPSRATRIIERVAYLGYATPPLAFALALIVFTLAGFPIVYQTLALLVFAYALHFMAEAIGPIRSALYQAPPNLEEAARSLGRTPAQAFFSVTVPLLRRGLLVSVAFVFLSAMKELPITFLLSPPGFESLAMKTWSAANEAMFDSAAPYALAIMFFSAAFVGLLLVQEKSRRTEHTGRKPEARA; encoded by the coding sequence ATGTTTTCCTCTGTGAATCTGATCGATCGCATTCCGCCCTCTCTTCGCCGGTGGTACGTGGCGCCACCCGTGATTATCGTGGCGCTCGGCGTCGTCATTCCGCTCGGCTATCTCTTCGTGCGCGCCGGGCAGGCGGAGTGGAGCCTGTTGTCGGATCTGGTGTTTCGCTGGAGAAACGTTCGGCTGCTGTGGAATACGGTCTCGCTCACAGGAGGTGTTCTTGTAGGGACGATCGTACTGGCCTTCCCACTGGCCTGGCTGACGACGAAAACGTCGATCCGAGGAAAAGGTGTTCTCACGCTGCTCGGAGTGCTCCCGCTGGCCGTGCCCGGCTACGTGATGGCGTACGTTCTGCTGTCCACGACGGGCGCGTACGGGACGCTCGCCCAGATCGCGGATATCGTGCTGCCGCGCCTGTCGGGGTACGAGGGGGCGCTGATAGCGCTCAGCCTGGGCACGTATCCCTACCTTTTTCTGAACCTGCGGACGGCGCTTCTGGGACTCGATCCCGCCCTCGAAGAGTCGGCGCAGGCGCTTGGTTACGGCCGATGGCAGGTGTTCACACGCGTCATCCTCCCGCAACTGCGCCCGGCGTTCCTCTCGGGCGGACTCCTCGTCGTCCTCCACGTTCTGGGAGATTTCGGCGTTGTCTCGCTGATGCGATTCGAGACGTTCAGTTACGCGCTGTACCTGCAGTATCAGGCGGCCTACGACCGAGTGTACGCCGCCTGTCTGGCGCTTATGCTACTCGCCCTGACGATAGGCATTCTGTTCCTGGAGGCCCGATTGCTTCGCGGCCTGCTGCTTCATCGAACGGGAAGTGGCGCAAGCCGAAATACGCGTCGGGTCGGGCTCGGGAAATGGACGACTCCGGCCTACATCTTTGCCGCAGTGGTCGGGCTCGTGTCCGTTGCCTTGCCCGTACTCACGGTGGCGTTCTGGATGACGGACTCGGCCGTGAGTGGTCTGCCGTGGGCGTCCCTGGGCGAATCGCTGTGGGCCTCCGTTTCGGCGTCTGCCCCGGCCGCGGTTCTCGCTGCACTCCTGGCCTTGCCGGTCGCCTACGTCGGTGTCCGCGAGCCGTCCCGGGCGACTCGCATCATCGAGCGCGTGGCGTATCTCGGCTATGCGACACCGCCGCTGGCCTTCGCGCTGGCGTTGATTGTGTTCACGCTCGCGGGATTCCCGATCGTCTATCAGACGCTTGCGCTACTCGTGTTCGCGTATGCGCTTCACTTTATGGCCGAGGCGATCGGACCGATCCGGAGTGCACTCTATCAGGCCCCGCCAAATCTTGAGGAAGCCGCCCGGTCGCTTGGCCGGACGCCCGCGCAGGCGTTTTTCTCCGTCACCGTTCCGCTGCTCCGGCGCGGGCTGCTGGTCAGTGTCGCCTTCGTCTTCCTGTCGGCGATGAAAGAGTTGCCGATCACGTTCCTCCTTTCGCCTCCAGGCTTCGAGTCGCTGGCGATGAAAACCTGGAGCGCGGCCAATGAGGCGATGTTCGATTCCGCAGCTCCCTACGCACTCGCGATCATGTTTTTCTCCGCCGCCTTCGTCGGACTCCTGCTCGTTCAAGAAAAATCACGAAGAACCGAACATACGGGACGAAAACCTGAGGCGCGTGCGTAG
- a CDS encoding ABC transporter ATP-binding protein, with product MSTEILSVNKLSKRFTPDAPLVVRDVSFDVRDNEIFAVLGPSGCGKTTMLRCIAGFERASSGTVCMRDRMLEGPGVHVPPEERGVGLVFQDYALFPHLTVLENVVFGLKNVPKAERETQAREALKMVGLNGFENRTPHHLSGGQQQRVALARTLAPCPELILLDEPFSNLDALLREGTRQEVRGLLKERGMSAVLVTHDQEEALSFADRVAVMRGGQIEQVGTPEEVYYQPRTLFVAQFLGRTNLLLSQARGRQAQTALGEIGLNRDAEGTVLVSLRPEHLTLEPGDTDAGPTGTVIDRAFKGHDITYRVECDGAEYLVHTHNRMSYQPGDHVSIRPQESAVVLESRSTPMDTTNGVTSEETVAQK from the coding sequence ATGAGCACCGAGATTCTTTCCGTTAACAAACTGTCGAAGCGTTTCACGCCCGACGCCCCTCTCGTCGTGCGCGACGTGTCGTTCGACGTGCGGGACAACGAGATCTTCGCCGTGCTCGGCCCGAGCGGCTGTGGAAAGACGACGATGCTTCGGTGCATTGCCGGCTTCGAGCGAGCGTCTTCCGGCACCGTCTGTATGCGCGATCGGATGCTCGAAGGACCCGGTGTCCACGTACCGCCAGAAGAGCGCGGGGTTGGACTCGTATTTCAGGATTACGCGCTGTTTCCGCACCTGACGGTTCTGGAAAACGTCGTGTTCGGTCTTAAGAACGTGCCGAAGGCGGAGCGGGAGACTCAGGCGCGGGAGGCGCTGAAAATGGTGGGCCTGAACGGATTCGAGAATCGAACGCCGCATCACCTGTCGGGCGGCCAGCAGCAGCGGGTGGCCCTCGCCCGCACACTCGCTCCCTGCCCAGAGCTGATCCTGCTCGACGAACCGTTTTCGAACCTCGATGCCCTTCTTCGTGAAGGCACACGGCAGGAAGTGCGTGGCCTACTGAAGGAGAGAGGCATGAGCGCCGTTCTCGTGACGCATGATCAGGAGGAGGCACTCTCCTTTGCCGATCGCGTCGCCGTCATGCGCGGGGGCCAGATCGAGCAGGTCGGGACGCCCGAAGAGGTATATTACCAGCCGCGAACGCTCTTCGTCGCGCAGTTTCTCGGGCGAACCAACCTGTTGTTGTCGCAGGCGCGCGGACGGCAGGCGCAAACCGCCCTCGGAGAGATCGGTCTTAACCGCGACGCGGAGGGCACCGTACTGGTATCGCTTCGCCCCGAGCACCTGACGCTCGAACCCGGCGACACAGATGCCGGTCCGACAGGAACGGTGATCGACCGGGCGTTCAAGGGGCACGACATCACGTACCGAGTGGAGTGCGACGGGGCAGAGTACCTTGTCCACACACACAACCGGATGTCGTACCAGCCGGGCGATCACGTTTCGATCCGTCCGCAGGAGTCGGCCGTCGTACTGGAAAGTCGTTCGACCCCGATGGATACGACCAACGGGGTGACGTCCGAGGAGACCGTCGCCCAGAAATGA
- a CDS encoding dihydrolipoyl dehydrogenase family protein has translation MASYDYDVLVIGGGAAGLSSAGIATNLGAKTTMIEREALGGDCTWTGCIPSKTLLKAAKVVHQARNASRFGLTDQRFEVDFAGVMEHVREVRQEVYDDADRPEIFEDMGIDVRSGTARFVDNHTVSVSGDDGSEQLTARFIVIAAGARAFVPPIDGLDRVPVLTNEDLFDLEEQPERLAIIGAGPIGSEMAQAFSRLGTDVTVLDMSDRILQNDDAQLADELRQVLVSEGVRYILDADITSIEQKKGVTSIHADAAGDAVDVEADAVLLATGRTANVEQLNLDAAGVNVSRKGITVDDYCRTSQRHIYAVGDVTGRYQFTHMSGHMAKVAVTNALLKVPSKIDAAHVPWVTYTDPELAHVGALPDDLDEQGVDYETYKFPFSKLDRAITEGETAGWIKVHAKSLTGTILGASVLGAHAGELISSLAVAMRNGVTLRNIGDTIHPYPAWGEGVKRVADQWYVQKQSSTFTRALKTVFGYRGPVIEPDPERII, from the coding sequence ATGGCTTCCTACGACTATGATGTTCTCGTCATCGGTGGCGGCGCGGCCGGGCTTTCAAGTGCGGGTATCGCTACAAACCTTGGCGCGAAGACGACGATGATCGAGCGCGAGGCCTTAGGAGGCGACTGTACGTGGACCGGTTGTATTCCGAGCAAGACCTTGCTTAAGGCCGCGAAGGTCGTGCATCAGGCACGAAACGCGAGCCGATTCGGACTCACCGATCAACGGTTTGAGGTCGACTTCGCAGGCGTCATGGAGCACGTGCGAGAGGTGCGTCAGGAGGTGTACGACGATGCCGATCGGCCGGAAATTTTCGAAGATATGGGCATCGACGTGCGAAGCGGGACCGCCCGGTTCGTCGATAATCACACCGTCAGCGTGTCGGGAGACGATGGCAGCGAGCAGCTCACGGCGCGCTTCATCGTCATTGCCGCTGGCGCGCGTGCGTTCGTCCCGCCGATCGATGGGCTCGACCGCGTTCCGGTGCTCACCAACGAGGACCTCTTCGATTTAGAGGAGCAACCGGAACGGCTCGCTATCATCGGGGCGGGGCCGATCGGGTCGGAGATGGCACAGGCCTTCTCGCGGCTCGGGACGGATGTGACCGTCCTGGACATGAGCGATCGTATTCTACAGAACGACGACGCCCAGCTAGCGGACGAGCTTCGACAGGTGCTTGTGTCGGAAGGGGTTCGGTACATCCTGGACGCAGACATTACCTCGATCGAACAGAAGAAGGGTGTGACGTCAATTCATGCCGATGCCGCCGGCGATGCCGTCGATGTGGAGGCCGACGCCGTCCTGCTTGCTACGGGCCGGACCGCGAATGTCGAACAACTCAATCTCGATGCGGCCGGCGTCAACGTCTCACGGAAAGGCATTACCGTCGACGACTACTGCCGGACGAGCCAGCGCCACATTTACGCCGTGGGTGACGTGACCGGGCGCTACCAGTTCACGCACATGAGTGGTCACATGGCGAAAGTGGCCGTTACGAACGCACTTCTGAAGGTGCCGTCTAAGATTGACGCAGCGCACGTTCCATGGGTGACGTACACCGATCCGGAGCTCGCTCACGTCGGGGCCCTCCCGGACGACCTGGATGAGCAGGGTGTCGACTACGAGACCTACAAATTCCCGTTCAGCAAGCTCGACCGTGCCATCACCGAGGGCGAAACGGCCGGCTGGATTAAGGTGCATGCGAAGAGCCTGACCGGGACGATCCTCGGAGCGAGCGTCCTGGGGGCGCATGCGGGCGAGTTGATTAGCTCTCTCGCGGTCGCCATGCGGAACGGCGTGACGCTGCGCAACATCGGGGACACGATTCACCCATATCCGGCCTGGGGCGAAGGCGTCAAGCGGGTTGCGGACCAGTGGTACGTGCAGAAGCAGTCGTCGACGTTTACACGTGCACTGAAAACCGTCTTTGGTTACCGCGGCCCGGTGATCGAGCCCGATCCGGAGCGCATTATTTAG
- a CDS encoding Ig-like domain-containing protein has product MSERVMTFRSLCLALLLAVGGFVTPALGQSVEVEPADPALQVGDEMQLEAFYVSPDGERQRDTTIVFYSPSRAVIATRSGVLTAEEAGEHQMIALRPAQDEQERIIQRFMVKVTPKPVDGVAFVEAPASVYAGTMMPMTVQAQTEDGTARDDVAVSVESSDPSVATVDRLHRVHAKSPGTVTLTATAEDFKATKQIEVKENPVVALELTGGAESARTGDVLAFEATAKNPDGEAVEDAPVRYAVRIDQTEPIAPGAPAEIGADGRFVAEDAGTYTVIATSGSHVAEATVTITERNPEGSIELVGRGQVSNVHTSDLWVWEAADGRDYAITGTWGGNGEAYFWDVTDPASPTPVDTVTVDARTVNDVKVSEDGRTCIISREGASDRKNGIVILDCTDPNNVSIITEYTDRLTGGVHNLFIYEDHVYALSAGQRYEILNIEDRANPKHVATFELDTPGASIHDVWVMDGIAYSSNWDDGVVLVDVGNGVKGGSPSNPVEIGRYAYPSGWNHAAFPYNDKETGKKWVIGGDEAFPNGLNVDNEPTIPAGWLHFIDFTDPENPTEDARYQVPEAGTHNYWVDGDLLYVAYYNAGLRVVDLSGDLKGDLYAQGREIARFRSFDPEGRVPNAPMAWGPQPHKGHVFFSDWNSGLWVVKFTQPEKEKVSASR; this is encoded by the coding sequence ATGTCTGAACGCGTTATGACCTTTCGATCTCTCTGTCTTGCATTGCTCCTGGCCGTGGGTGGCTTCGTGACGCCCGCTCTCGGACAGTCCGTCGAAGTCGAACCCGCCGATCCGGCACTTCAGGTGGGCGATGAGATGCAGCTCGAAGCATTTTACGTGTCTCCCGATGGCGAGCGTCAGCGCGATACGACGATTGTGTTCTACTCCCCGTCCCGCGCGGTCATCGCCACGCGGAGCGGAGTGTTGACGGCTGAAGAAGCCGGCGAACATCAGATGATCGCTCTCCGGCCCGCTCAGGACGAGCAAGAGCGTATCATTCAGCGCTTTATGGTGAAGGTGACGCCGAAGCCCGTTGACGGTGTGGCATTCGTCGAAGCCCCTGCGTCCGTTTATGCGGGCACGATGATGCCGATGACCGTCCAGGCTCAGACCGAAGACGGAACGGCGCGAGACGACGTGGCGGTGAGCGTCGAAAGCAGCGATCCGTCCGTTGCGACGGTGGATCGCCTGCATCGCGTTCACGCAAAATCTCCCGGTACCGTCACGCTGACGGCGACGGCGGAAGACTTCAAGGCCACGAAGCAGATCGAGGTGAAGGAAAATCCCGTGGTTGCGTTGGAGTTGACCGGAGGCGCCGAGTCGGCACGGACGGGTGATGTTCTCGCATTCGAGGCAACGGCGAAAAATCCCGATGGCGAAGCCGTGGAGGATGCCCCGGTTCGCTACGCCGTACGCATCGACCAGACGGAGCCGATCGCTCCCGGTGCACCAGCCGAGATCGGTGCCGACGGACGCTTCGTGGCGGAAGATGCCGGCACCTACACGGTGATAGCGACAAGTGGCTCGCACGTGGCTGAAGCGACGGTCACGATCACCGAGCGCAATCCGGAGGGCAGCATCGAACTCGTTGGTCGCGGTCAGGTGTCGAATGTTCACACCTCTGACCTCTGGGTATGGGAAGCCGCCGACGGTCGTGACTATGCCATCACCGGCACATGGGGCGGAAACGGCGAGGCGTACTTCTGGGACGTGACCGACCCTGCCAGCCCGACGCCCGTGGACACCGTCACGGTGGATGCGCGAACCGTCAACGACGTGAAAGTCAGTGAAGACGGTCGGACTTGCATCATCAGTCGGGAGGGAGCCTCCGACCGGAAAAACGGCATCGTTATCCTCGACTGCACCGATCCGAACAATGTCTCGATCATCACGGAGTACACGGATCGCCTGACCGGTGGGGTGCACAACCTGTTTATCTACGAAGATCATGTCTACGCGCTCAGCGCCGGACAGCGGTACGAGATCCTGAACATTGAGGACCGCGCAAATCCGAAGCATGTCGCGACGTTCGAGCTTGACACGCCGGGCGCTTCGATCCACGATGTCTGGGTGATGGATGGCATTGCGTACTCGTCGAACTGGGACGATGGTGTCGTCCTCGTGGACGTCGGGAATGGCGTTAAAGGAGGCTCGCCGTCGAATCCGGTCGAAATAGGCCGCTACGCCTATCCGAGCGGGTGGAACCACGCAGCCTTTCCGTATAATGACAAAGAGACGGGCAAAAAGTGGGTCATAGGCGGAGATGAGGCATTCCCGAATGGTCTCAATGTCGATAACGAGCCGACAATTCCGGCCGGCTGGTTGCACTTCATCGACTTCACGGATCCAGAGAATCCGACCGAGGATGCACGCTACCAGGTGCCGGAAGCCGGAACGCACAACTACTGGGTCGACGGCGACCTGCTGTACGTCGCCTATTATAACGCCGGTCTCCGCGTCGTGGACCTCTCCGGTGACCTGAAGGGCGACCTCTACGCTCAGGGACGCGAGATCGCACGTTTCCGCTCGTTCGATCCGGAAGGTCGCGTCCCCAACGCACCGATGGCCTGGGGGCCGCAGCCGCACAAGGGACATGTCTTCTTTTCCGACTGGAATTCGGGCCTCTGGGTTGTGAAATTCACTCAGCCGGAGAAAGAGAAGGTCTCGGCCTCCCGGTAG
- a CDS encoding YncE family protein has protein sequence MRTVQSLLFALLLLVVAAVPVQAQEYYAYVASESADEVALVRFDGTDAVVEETISVGQIPVETEGAHGMTVSPDGDHWFVSIAHGKPYGRVVKYETGTNKKVAAAEVGLFPATMQISEVTGLLYVVNFNLHGEPVPSTVSVVEPETMTEIETVETGIMPHGSRLSPDGSKHYSVGMMDGTLYEIDVMSGKVSRTLKTGEGMTKPTWVQPHPSKPLAYVAHNGADEVVVVDLETWTVTQRFDTGEGTKPYNLDVTPDGSTLVVSYKGSGETGIWDLESGERRAVVENTRGVTHGVVVTPDSRYAFMTAEGVGGEPGTVDIVDLKTAKKVAHVDVGLQAGGIAFWKMDTKSAAHR, from the coding sequence ATGCGCACCGTTCAATCTCTGCTGTTCGCTTTGCTCTTGCTCGTCGTCGCGGCCGTTCCGGTTCAGGCGCAGGAGTACTACGCCTACGTGGCGTCCGAGTCCGCCGACGAAGTCGCTCTGGTTCGCTTCGATGGGACCGATGCTGTCGTCGAAGAAACGATCTCCGTCGGGCAGATACCGGTGGAGACGGAAGGCGCGCATGGGATGACTGTATCTCCGGATGGCGATCACTGGTTCGTCTCGATCGCGCACGGCAAGCCGTACGGTCGCGTCGTGAAGTACGAGACGGGCACAAACAAAAAGGTGGCGGCGGCCGAGGTCGGCCTGTTTCCTGCCACGATGCAAATCTCCGAGGTGACAGGGCTTCTCTACGTTGTGAACTTCAACCTGCACGGCGAACCAGTGCCGAGCACGGTATCGGTGGTCGAACCGGAGACGATGACGGAAATTGAGACCGTCGAAACGGGCATTATGCCCCACGGCTCGCGCCTCAGTCCGGACGGCAGTAAGCACTACTCGGTCGGCATGATGGATGGCACCCTCTACGAGATCGATGTGATGAGTGGAAAGGTGTCTCGTACGCTGAAAACGGGTGAAGGCATGACGAAGCCAACGTGGGTTCAGCCGCATCCGTCGAAGCCGCTCGCCTACGTCGCGCACAACGGCGCGGATGAGGTCGTCGTTGTGGACCTTGAGACGTGGACCGTCACGCAGCGCTTCGATACCGGAGAGGGCACGAAGCCGTACAATCTGGATGTAACGCCTGATGGCTCCACGCTGGTCGTTTCCTACAAGGGGTCGGGAGAAACCGGCATCTGGGACCTTGAGAGTGGTGAGCGCCGTGCGGTCGTCGAGAACACTCGAGGTGTGACGCATGGTGTCGTCGTGACGCCCGACAGCCGGTATGCATTCATGACGGCAGAAGGCGTCGGCGGCGAGCCTGGAACGGTCGACATTGTCGATCTGAAGACCGCGAAAAAGGTGGCTCACGTCGACGTTGGGCTGCAGGCTGGCGGTATTGCATTCTGGAAAATGGATACCAAGAGCGCCGCACATCGGTAG